Proteins encoded within one genomic window of Gloeobacter kilaueensis JS1:
- a CDS encoding NAD+ synthase, whose protein sequence is MQIALLQLNLTVGDLVGNAGRIEQAARQAAACGADLAVTSELALLGYPPRDLLLDPAFVARAAGVGADLARALRGVLPVLVGTVVPSDGGRPLANAAVLLAGGECRVAARKVLLPTYDVFDEDRYFEPGKTVQPLDLARQSLGVHICEDGWNDREFWPVQRYHRDPVEELVTAGAGLLINLSASPYYRGVQSFRERLLGHTARRHRLPLLYVNQVGGNDELLFDGCSCAFGPDGGLVARARSFEPDLLVVDTEALSGHCSPVFAGEAEVWEALVMGTADYVRKCGFRQALVAFSGGIDSALTLAVASAALGPANVLAVLMPSPYSSPGSIDDSLALAANLGVETLKLPIAPAMDAFEQILSHSFAGYSADITEENLQARIRGTLMMALSNKFGRLVLTTGNKSETAVGYNTLYGDTAGALAVISDLYKGEVYRLAHWLNRDRELIPASILTKPPSAELRPGQRDSDSLPPYDALDSILRLLIEQNRTPEQIEAAGHDPATVRRVLQLVDRAEFKRRQLPPGLRVSPRAFGIGWRQPIAAHKAI, encoded by the coding sequence GTGCAGATTGCCCTGTTGCAACTGAACCTGACGGTGGGGGATCTGGTGGGCAATGCTGGCCGCATCGAGCAGGCCGCCCGCCAGGCGGCTGCTTGTGGGGCGGATCTGGCGGTCACCTCCGAACTCGCTCTCCTCGGGTATCCGCCCCGCGATTTGCTGTTGGACCCGGCTTTTGTTGCGAGAGCCGCCGGGGTGGGAGCGGATCTGGCCCGCGCCCTGAGGGGTGTGCTGCCGGTGCTGGTGGGCACGGTGGTACCCAGCGACGGGGGCCGCCCCCTCGCCAACGCGGCAGTGCTGCTCGCCGGGGGCGAATGCCGGGTCGCAGCGCGCAAGGTGCTTTTACCGACCTACGATGTCTTCGACGAGGACCGCTACTTCGAGCCAGGTAAGACAGTCCAGCCTTTGGATCTCGCTCGCCAGTCCCTGGGCGTCCACATCTGCGAGGACGGCTGGAACGACCGCGAGTTCTGGCCGGTGCAGCGCTATCACCGCGATCCGGTGGAAGAACTCGTCACAGCCGGGGCCGGGTTGCTGATTAACCTTTCCGCCTCGCCCTACTACCGGGGGGTGCAATCGTTTCGTGAGCGCCTGCTGGGCCACACCGCCCGCCGCCACCGCCTGCCGCTGCTCTACGTCAATCAGGTGGGCGGCAACGACGAACTGTTGTTCGACGGCTGTAGCTGTGCCTTTGGCCCCGACGGCGGACTCGTCGCCCGCGCCCGGAGCTTCGAGCCGGATCTGCTCGTAGTTGACACCGAAGCCCTCAGCGGTCACTGCTCGCCAGTGTTTGCGGGCGAAGCCGAGGTCTGGGAGGCGCTGGTGATGGGGACGGCGGATTACGTGCGCAAGTGCGGTTTTCGTCAGGCTCTCGTCGCCTTCTCCGGCGGCATCGATTCGGCCCTCACCCTGGCGGTGGCGAGCGCTGCCCTTGGACCTGCGAACGTGCTCGCTGTCCTGATGCCCTCGCCCTATTCGAGCCCCGGCAGCATCGACGACAGCCTCGCCCTTGCCGCCAACCTGGGCGTCGAAACGCTGAAGCTGCCCATCGCTCCGGCGATGGACGCCTTCGAGCAGATTCTTTCTCACAGCTTTGCCGGGTACAGCGCCGACATTACCGAGGAAAATCTCCAGGCGCGCATCCGGGGCACGCTGATGATGGCCCTCTCCAACAAGTTTGGCCGCCTCGTGCTCACCACCGGCAACAAGTCGGAGACTGCCGTCGGCTACAACACGCTCTACGGCGACACCGCCGGGGCCCTGGCGGTGATTTCGGATCTGTACAAGGGCGAAGTGTATCGGCTCGCCCACTGGCTCAACCGCGACCGAGAGCTGATCCCCGCCAGCATTCTGACCAAGCCCCCCTCCGCCGAACTGCGCCCCGGCCAGCGCGACTCCGACAGCCTGCCCCCCTACGACGCACTCGACAGCATCCTGCGGCTTTTGATCGAGCAGAACCGCACCCCAGAGCAGATCGAAGCTGCCGGTCACGACCCGGCAACCGTCCGGCGGGTGCTCCAACTGGTCGATCGGGCCGAATTCAAGCGCCGCCAACTGCCTCCTGGCCTGAGAGTCAGCCCCCGCGCCTTCGGCATCGGCTGGCGGCAGCCCATCGCAGCCCATAAAGCGATCTGA
- a CDS encoding TonB-dependent receptor plug domain-containing protein codes for MKTSICLALLILGLPTLAAAQSAPTRSELVHPSQRAADLLSQAEPAIPVLTPQAETRQPAPPATPVYTVPAAQIEKQGAQSLADVLRGLPGFAINDVGPGADIHTGTYYRGASINQSTLLLNGRPFGTNINTYHGTTDFNALPVEAIEKVELTSGASSTLYGSEGFGGVLNVVTKKGRGQPRLSASLEYGSYGQSNYRAAFAGAGDQFSYTVNYQSFLADNRYGVPFESVNRGPDGRLFNGDAYRNSYAANFSYEPDSRNTLSFDLTKIVSRKGLLYFGFPGNCNPALPLQCDRLDHDGLNTGLNWRSQLGGGEDSLLSVSLGYNQDYFNTYGPNQNQFSRTGSLDSQLISARIEHDWYTSPGHRLRYGFDLLNNSLTGTILSTNPARAANNGGESHAVFNGAFFALSSWTVAKPLQLELGVRQTVNSLFGSYTNPSLGIRYALSPDVALRASWVLAQRNPGLDQLFVYDTVHGWLPNPNLVPETGSAYTAGFDVRFSEALSGQFTYFGSGLANRLAVGSDNRWQNIGSVATNGLELALRWQIAPEWSSFLNYTYTDAKILTGSDAGLQLGLVPYSVGQAGVGYDHGGYQANLIATYGSGSRRAFYTLPGVNNTDFSSPWLSLDLRTRIPLTPNLAFTAYIENLADVPYERANRIFTPGILYRIGVETSL; via the coding sequence TTGAAAACTTCGATCTGTCTTGCCCTGCTCATCCTGGGCCTGCCGACGCTTGCGGCGGCCCAGAGCGCGCCCACCCGCTCCGAACTGGTCCACCCGTCCCAGCGGGCAGCGGACCTGCTATCCCAGGCAGAACCTGCGATCCCGGTTTTGACCCCCCAGGCGGAGACGCGCCAGCCCGCTCCCCCGGCGACGCCGGTCTACACCGTGCCCGCCGCCCAGATCGAAAAACAGGGAGCGCAGAGCCTGGCGGATGTGCTGCGGGGGCTGCCGGGCTTTGCGATCAACGATGTCGGGCCAGGGGCGGACATCCACACCGGCACCTACTACCGGGGAGCTTCGATCAACCAATCGACCCTGCTCCTCAATGGCCGCCCCTTCGGCACCAACATCAACACCTACCACGGCACCACCGACTTCAACGCCCTGCCGGTCGAGGCGATCGAAAAGGTCGAACTGACGAGCGGAGCCAGCTCGACTCTTTATGGCAGCGAGGGCTTTGGCGGCGTGCTCAACGTCGTCACCAAAAAAGGCCGGGGCCAGCCCCGGCTCAGCGCCAGCCTCGAATACGGTTCCTACGGCCAGAGCAACTACCGGGCCGCCTTCGCCGGGGCGGGCGATCAGTTCAGCTACACCGTCAACTACCAGAGCTTTTTGGCCGACAACCGCTACGGTGTTCCTTTTGAATCGGTCAATCGCGGCCCGGACGGGCGGCTCTTCAACGGCGACGCCTACCGCAACAGCTACGCCGCCAACTTCAGCTACGAACCCGACAGCCGCAACACCCTCTCCTTTGATCTCACCAAGATCGTCTCCCGCAAGGGCCTGCTGTACTTTGGCTTTCCCGGCAACTGCAACCCGGCTTTGCCCCTGCAGTGCGACCGCCTCGACCACGACGGCCTCAATACGGGCTTGAACTGGCGCAGCCAGCTTGGAGGAGGGGAAGATTCGCTCTTGAGCGTCAGCCTGGGCTACAACCAGGACTACTTCAACACCTACGGCCCGAACCAGAACCAGTTCAGCCGCACCGGCAGCCTCGACTCGCAACTCATCAGCGCCCGCATCGAGCACGACTGGTACACCTCCCCCGGCCACCGCCTGCGCTATGGCTTCGACCTGCTCAACAACAGCCTCACCGGCACGATCTTGAGCACCAACCCGGCCCGCGCCGCCAACAACGGCGGCGAGAGCCACGCCGTCTTCAACGGTGCCTTCTTTGCCCTGAGCAGCTGGACCGTTGCGAAGCCCCTGCAGTTAGAACTGGGCGTGCGCCAGACGGTGAATAGCCTCTTTGGCAGCTACACCAACCCGAGCCTGGGCATCCGCTATGCACTGAGCCCGGATGTCGCCCTGCGGGCCAGTTGGGTGCTCGCCCAGCGCAATCCGGGCCTGGATCAGCTCTTCGTCTACGACACCGTTCACGGCTGGCTGCCCAACCCCAATCTGGTACCCGAGACCGGCTCCGCCTACACCGCCGGATTCGACGTGCGCTTCAGCGAGGCTCTGAGCGGCCAGTTCACCTACTTCGGCAGTGGCCTCGCCAACCGCCTCGCCGTCGGTTCCGACAATCGCTGGCAGAATATCGGCTCCGTCGCCACCAACGGCCTCGAACTCGCCCTGCGCTGGCAGATCGCCCCCGAGTGGTCGAGCTTTCTCAACTACACCTACACCGACGCCAAAATCCTCACCGGTTCCGACGCCGGACTGCAACTGGGCCTCGTCCCCTACTCGGTGGGCCAGGCGGGCGTGGGCTACGACCACGGCGGTTACCAGGCCAACCTCATCGCCACCTACGGCAGCGGCAGCCGCCGGGCCTTTTACACCCTGCCGGGGGTGAACAACACTGACTTTTCTTCGCCCTGGCTCTCCCTGGATCTACGCACCCGCATCCCGCTCACCCCGAATCTGGCCTTCACCGCCTACATCGAAAATCTGGCGGACGTGCCCTACGAGCGGGCCAACCGCATCTTCACCCCCGGCATTCTCTACCGAATTGGCGTGGAAACCAGTCTTTAG
- a CDS encoding tetratricopeptide repeat protein, giving the protein MPIDSLFLQLNETGDSQYVRLDCRLPGKAASEERTLPLAQIEDLLGQAERDFYVVRPDIVAIGKRLFAWLDGDERWLGQAVSQSSANLLVLHIGVKRAGRLRHLPWEALHDGEQFLVQRFPPVLPVRTIPGESKKWQPQDRPLLTVFMACSPEGVEPPLDFEREESAILQATADLPLQMRVEESGNLPLLGKRLERYGSGEVDILHLTGHAGLGANGPFFVAENEVGERQDVSDKDIARALQFRIPPLVFLSGCRTGQGGSEGAIPSMAEALVEAGATAVLGWGLPIEDTTATKAAAQLYEHLAAGCALSEALIKTYLHLLDEKAANWHLLRLHVRGECPGSLVQPSGDMLTLPLPPAATEFLDEEQQVRVATSEQFVGRRRLLQKTLKILQGSRNIGVVLLGQGGIGKSSLAARLLERLAEYSRIVLYRDLTEERLTSKLARQCESDGGHDILNGRLPTLQKWQRFFKAGLNAPNQRLAIVLDDFEANFETDDEGKVILREGKPLLKAEVVPILRDLLAAVQGSGLPHRLIITSRYDFTVADPKLNALLERFQVPALRGADLMKKCERLKSFRPGAEVDADNRRRALKLAAGNPRLLERLDKVLQAKDLDQQALLLKLEQTGVEYCEEILVEHLLNKQEPELRRMLECGRVYELPVPAEAFLAVCQGIASLERHIERARSLGLLEAGLDGSLWVPPLVIAAVPEPVQPLAQLAVDALYRCWWEHSGRCIEAQALEIYRLAKVAEQWEQMQKVADALVMQWQQQGRYLEAEPLQSDVLRSCRYLLGQEHPKVAASLNNLAVLYYAQGRYEEAEPLYLQALQMRQKLLGQEHPKVADSLNNLAALYMDQGRYEKAEPLYMQALQIQKKRLGQMHPQVAIILGNLARLYYHQGRYERAEPLFLQALQIQKKLLGQEHPDVAKNLGSLAALYESQGKYDKSELLFLQALQIQKKLLGQEHPDVARNLGNLAFLYYSQGRYEEAEPLYLQALQMQQKLLGQEHPDVAANLNNLGLLYYSQNQYEQAEPRFMQAIQMQKKLLGEEHPDLADSLGNLAIIKYSQKQYEEAEPLFTQVLQMQQNLLGQEHPVVAVSLGNLAMLYYSQGRYEEAEPLYLQALQMRQKLLGQEHPDVAINLCNLALLYTAQSRYEQAEPLYVRAVEVLLKKLGTEHPNTITVRQNYVGMLERIVQEQPALLEKLLSQGSPMTQDLLRQMLQQE; this is encoded by the coding sequence ATGCCTATTGATAGTCTCTTCCTGCAGTTGAACGAGACCGGCGACAGCCAATATGTCCGTCTGGATTGTCGCTTACCGGGCAAGGCCGCCTCTGAGGAACGCACTTTACCACTGGCTCAGATCGAAGACCTGCTGGGACAGGCAGAGCGGGACTTTTACGTAGTACGACCCGATATTGTCGCTATTGGCAAACGGCTCTTCGCCTGGCTCGATGGAGATGAGCGGTGGCTCGGTCAGGCTGTGAGTCAAAGCAGTGCTAATTTGCTGGTGCTGCACATCGGCGTCAAACGAGCAGGCCGCCTGCGTCATCTGCCCTGGGAGGCTCTGCACGATGGTGAGCAATTCTTGGTGCAGCGGTTCCCACCCGTGTTGCCCGTGCGCACTATCCCCGGTGAGAGTAAGAAATGGCAACCGCAGGATCGTCCACTGCTCACAGTCTTCATGGCCTGTTCACCCGAAGGGGTAGAGCCGCCCCTGGACTTCGAGCGGGAAGAGAGTGCCATTCTCCAAGCTACTGCCGACTTGCCCCTGCAAATGCGGGTGGAAGAAAGTGGCAACCTGCCTCTGCTGGGCAAACGTCTGGAACGCTACGGTTCTGGCGAGGTCGATATTCTGCATTTGACTGGACATGCGGGCCTGGGTGCTAATGGTCCCTTTTTTGTGGCGGAGAACGAGGTTGGCGAGCGTCAGGATGTGAGTGACAAGGACATTGCCAGAGCACTGCAGTTTCGTATCCCGCCGCTGGTGTTCCTGTCCGGTTGCCGCACCGGTCAGGGAGGAAGCGAAGGAGCCATCCCTTCGATGGCCGAAGCGCTGGTGGAAGCTGGAGCCACGGCGGTGCTCGGCTGGGGCTTGCCTATCGAGGACACTACTGCTACCAAGGCTGCCGCTCAACTGTACGAGCATCTCGCCGCCGGATGTGCTCTGTCGGAAGCTTTGATCAAGACCTACCTGCACCTGCTGGACGAGAAGGCTGCCAACTGGCATCTGCTGCGTCTGCATGTTCGGGGCGAATGTCCTGGCTCCCTGGTGCAACCATCTGGGGACATGCTCACGCTACCTCTGCCTCCTGCTGCCACAGAATTTCTTGACGAGGAGCAGCAGGTACGGGTAGCGACCTCCGAGCAGTTTGTTGGCCGCCGCCGGTTGTTGCAGAAGACTCTAAAGATCCTGCAGGGCAGCCGCAACATCGGCGTGGTGCTGCTTGGTCAAGGAGGAATAGGCAAAAGCAGTCTCGCTGCCCGCTTACTGGAGCGATTGGCAGAATATAGCCGCATCGTGCTGTATCGGGATCTCACAGAAGAGCGCCTGACAAGCAAGTTGGCTCGCCAGTGTGAGTCAGATGGGGGCCATGACATCTTGAACGGTAGGCTGCCCACCCTGCAGAAGTGGCAGCGCTTCTTCAAGGCCGGTCTCAATGCACCCAACCAGCGTCTGGCTATTGTGCTGGACGACTTCGAGGCCAACTTCGAGACTGACGACGAGGGCAAAGTCATTCTCCGGGAGGGCAAACCCCTCCTCAAAGCCGAAGTCGTCCCAATCCTGCGAGATCTGCTGGCAGCAGTGCAGGGAAGCGGCCTGCCTCACCGCCTCATCATCACCAGCCGCTACGACTTCACGGTAGCTGACCCCAAACTCAACGCCCTACTCGAACGATTTCAGGTGCCTGCCCTACGCGGAGCAGACCTGATGAAAAAGTGTGAGCGTCTGAAATCATTTCGACCAGGCGCAGAGGTAGATGCAGATAACCGGCGGCGAGCATTGAAGTTGGCTGCAGGCAACCCGCGCTTGCTGGAACGGCTAGACAAAGTACTGCAGGCAAAAGATCTGGACCAGCAGGCTCTACTGCTGAAGCTGGAACAGACCGGAGTGGAGTACTGCGAAGAGATTCTGGTGGAGCACCTGTTGAACAAGCAGGAGCCGGAGTTGCGCCGGATGCTGGAGTGTGGACGGGTGTACGAGTTGCCGGTGCCTGCCGAGGCGTTCCTGGCTGTCTGTCAGGGTATTGCCTCACTGGAACGACACATCGAGCGCGCCCGTTCCCTGGGCCTGCTGGAAGCCGGACTGGACGGCAGTCTGTGGGTGCCCCCGTTGGTCATTGCTGCTGTCCCGGAGCCAGTACAACCGCTGGCACAATTAGCTGTCGATGCACTGTACCGCTGCTGGTGGGAGCACTCTGGTAGATGCATCGAAGCGCAGGCTCTGGAGATCTATCGCCTGGCAAAGGTAGCTGAGCAATGGGAGCAGATGCAAAAAGTTGCTGATGCTCTCGTAATGCAGTGGCAACAGCAGGGTCGTTACTTGGAAGCTGAACCACTACAGTCCGACGTGTTGCGATCATGCCGGTATCTACTGGGCCAGGAGCATCCAAAGGTAGCTGCTAGCCTCAACAACCTAGCCGTTCTCTACTACGCTCAGGGTCGGTACGAAGAGGCCGAGCCATTGTACCTTCAGGCTCTCCAAATGCGACAGAAGCTATTGGGTCAGGAGCATCCAAAGGTAGCTGATAGCCTTAACAACCTGGCTGCACTCTACATGGACCAGGGTCGGTACGAGAAAGCGGAGCCGCTTTACATGCAGGCTCTCCAGATACAGAAGAAGCGGTTGGGCCAGATGCATCCACAAGTAGCTATTATCCTGGGCAATCTAGCTAGACTATACTATCACCAAGGTCGGTACGAGAGAGCAGAGCCGCTGTTCCTTCAGGCGCTTCAGATACAAAAGAAGCTATTAGGTCAGGAGCATCCAGACGTAGCCAAAAATCTGGGCAGTTTGGCCGCACTTTACGAATCCCAGGGAAAGTACGATAAATCCGAGTTGCTGTTCCTTCAGGCGCTTCAGATACAAAAGAAGTTGTTGGGTCAAGAGCATCCAGACGTGGCCAGAAATCTGGGCAATCTAGCCTTTCTCTATTATTCCCAGGGTCGGTACGAGGAGGCCGAGCCACTGTACCTTCAGGCTCTCCAAATGCAACAGAAGCTATTGGGTCAGGAGCATCCAGACGTGGCTGCTAACCTCAATAACCTTGGCTTACTTTACTATTCCCAGAACCAATACGAGCAGGCGGAGCCGCGCTTTATGCAGGCTATCCAGATGCAGAAAAAGCTGCTAGGTGAGGAGCATCCGGACCTAGCTGATAGCTTGGGTAATTTAGCCATAATCAAATATTCCCAGAAACAGTACGAGGAAGCCGAGCCACTGTTCACCCAGGTTCTCCAGATGCAACAAAATCTACTGGGCCAGGAGCATCCAGTTGTAGCTGTCAGCCTGGGAAATTTGGCCATGCTTTACTATTCCCAGGGTCGGTACGAAGAGGCCGAGCCACTGTACCTTCAGGCTCTCCAAATGCGACAGAAGCTATTGGGTCAGGAGCATCCAGACGTGGCCATAAACTTATGCAATCTAGCTTTGCTTTACACAGCCCAGAGTCGGTATGAGCAGGCGGAGCCACTGTATGTACGGGCAGTTGAGGTACTACTAAAGAAGCTCGGTACCGAACATCCCAACACCATCACTGTTCGGCAGAATTATGTCGGCATGCTGGAGCGCATCGTGCAGGAACAGCCCGCCCTGCTCGAAAAGCTACTATCGCAGGGGTCTCCAATGACCCAGGATCTGCTCAGGCAGATGCTTCAGCAGGAGTAA
- a CDS encoding DUF4351 domain-containing protein → MTERRPFDTSLQGLASLYSRDFLTWLRGPGVTWQQNLDTVIVAQQRRTDFLIAFQDPQGEQKLLHIEFQRAVVLGNPTEEPPGRMATYALFAFNRYGQVPEQVLVLLIDSPASRSVPDCFTAGGVRVEYQVIRLWEIDPQPLLESGLPGLMPLVPLMAGQNVVPLLDASIGVIEQEIESAQERAEVLSVMALLASLRNRRMIQEYFRSQGMKDLLRETPLFQEMVQEEVQQAVQAAKLQTLLHQLGRRFGPLPEELQRQLEAVTDAEQLERLIDAAIDAVQLEDFRTSLPAATQNVIAPQ, encoded by the coding sequence ATGACTGAACGCCGTCCCTTTGACACCAGCCTCCAGGGACTGGCCTCCCTCTACAGCCGCGACTTTCTCACCTGGCTGAGAGGACCAGGGGTGACCTGGCAACAGAATCTCGATACCGTCATCGTCGCCCAGCAACGGCGGACCGATTTTCTCATCGCCTTTCAAGATCCGCAGGGTGAGCAGAAGCTCTTGCATATCGAATTTCAGCGCGCTGTCGTTCTGGGCAACCCCACCGAGGAGCCGCCCGGCAGAATGGCTACCTACGCCCTGTTCGCATTCAATCGCTACGGCCAGGTGCCCGAACAGGTACTGGTGCTGCTCATCGACAGCCCCGCCTCCCGCTCGGTGCCAGACTGCTTCACAGCCGGTGGGGTGCGAGTGGAGTATCAGGTGATTCGGTTGTGGGAGATAGACCCACAGCCGTTGCTGGAAAGTGGTCTGCCGGGACTGATGCCGCTGGTACCCCTGATGGCTGGACAGAATGTAGTCCCCCTGCTGGATGCCAGTATCGGGGTAATCGAGCAGGAGATAGAATCAGCGCAGGAGCGGGCAGAAGTGCTGTCGGTGATGGCGTTGCTGGCCTCGCTGCGCAACCGGAGAATGATCCAGGAGTATTTCAGGAGTCAAGGGATGAAGGACTTGTTGCGCGAGACGCCCCTATTTCAGGAAATGGTGCAGGAAGAGGTGCAGCAGGCGGTGCAGGCAGCCAAGTTGCAGACATTGCTGCACCAGTTGGGCCGCCGCTTCGGGCCATTGCCGGAGGAGTTGCAGCGGCAGTTGGAGGCTGTGACCGATGCTGAGCAACTTGAGCGGCTGATCGACGCGGCCATCGACGCCGTACAGCTGGAAGACTTCAGGACATCGCTGCCAGCGGCGACTCAGAACGTGATCGCGCCTCAGTAG
- a CDS encoding aminopeptidase P family protein, translated as MVQTLAPATHRDRLAQLRQLLNERALDGLLVNSADEHLNAYLPESRKRRDWLCGFGGSAGDLLVGRSDAWLFVDGRYHEQAAGQIDAALFTLCRLGLEGEPTLVEVLQQLGRAAREQGGRFRLGLDPFTVSVEQWRTFERQLVPLAVELVALESNLVDLARGRLEGVPAPVPSPLTVVPVAVAGQSVTAKLAAVRTALDRRGADLLPITRLDEVAWLFNLRGSDIPHNPVFVAYAIVTASQSFLFCDPERLEAGVGAALPGEVQLLPYERYGETLSALVQQDGSSRVLIDVQRTTAGTLGRLGNCSIIEATHPVTVLKARKNSAEIAGMRQANLQASRAKTRTLYEVLRRFAAGEALSEAQIAALIEQRYREEDAFESLSFTTIAGIGANSSIVHYSTPDPACRLAPSTLLLLDAGAQYRMGTTDDTRTVVAGPPQSEQIARYTAVLKAHINCARQRFPRGTTGAQLDGITRSCLWQAGLDYQHGTGHGVGAFLNVHEGPQGIHKLARESFVPGMVTSIEPGYYLPGWGGIRIENLYVVCEDETDGWYRFEPLTYIPFDAQLIDIARLDEPQRDWLAHYNREVYSRLAPGLDADEGAWLAHQCRHGLTG; from the coding sequence ATGGTACAGACCCTCGCCCCTGCCACCCACCGCGACCGCCTCGCCCAGTTGCGCCAGTTGCTGAACGAGCGCGCCCTCGACGGCCTGCTGGTCAACTCCGCCGACGAACACCTCAACGCCTACCTGCCGGAATCGCGCAAGCGGCGCGACTGGCTGTGCGGCTTTGGCGGCTCGGCGGGCGATCTGCTGGTGGGCCGCTCCGACGCCTGGCTCTTTGTCGATGGGCGCTACCACGAGCAGGCCGCCGGCCAGATCGACGCAGCTCTTTTTACCCTCTGCAGGCTCGGCCTCGAAGGCGAGCCGACCCTCGTCGAAGTTCTCCAGCAACTGGGGCGGGCCGCCCGCGAGCAGGGAGGCCGCTTTCGGCTGGGCCTCGATCCGTTTACGGTGAGCGTCGAGCAGTGGCGCACCTTTGAGCGGCAACTGGTGCCCCTGGCAGTAGAGCTGGTGGCGCTGGAGAGCAATCTGGTGGACCTGGCGCGGGGCCGCCTCGAAGGTGTACCCGCCCCCGTTCCCTCGCCGCTTACGGTCGTGCCCGTCGCGGTGGCAGGCCAGAGCGTCACCGCCAAACTCGCCGCCGTGCGCACCGCCTTAGACCGGCGCGGCGCAGACCTGCTGCCCATTACCCGCCTCGACGAGGTGGCCTGGCTTTTTAACCTGCGGGGCAGCGATATTCCCCACAACCCGGTCTTTGTCGCCTACGCCATCGTCACCGCCAGCCAGAGCTTTCTTTTTTGCGATCCCGAACGCTTAGAAGCCGGGGTGGGGGCGGCTCTACCTGGGGAAGTGCAGCTATTGCCCTACGAGCGCTACGGCGAGACGCTCAGCGCCCTGGTGCAGCAAGATGGCTCCTCGCGGGTACTCATAGATGTGCAGCGGACCACCGCCGGTACCCTGGGCCGCCTCGGCAACTGCTCGATTATCGAAGCCACCCACCCGGTCACCGTCCTCAAGGCGCGCAAAAATAGCGCCGAAATTGCCGGGATGCGGCAGGCCAACCTCCAGGCGAGCCGGGCCAAGACCCGCACGCTCTACGAGGTGCTGCGGCGCTTTGCGGCGGGCGAAGCGCTGAGCGAAGCCCAGATCGCGGCACTCATCGAGCAGCGCTACCGCGAGGAAGACGCTTTCGAGAGCTTAAGCTTTACGACGATCGCGGGCATCGGCGCAAATAGCTCGATCGTCCACTACAGCACCCCCGATCCGGCCTGCAGGCTCGCTCCCAGTACCCTGCTGCTGCTCGATGCCGGTGCCCAGTATCGGATGGGCACCACCGACGACACCCGCACCGTCGTCGCCGGTCCGCCCCAAAGCGAGCAGATCGCCCGCTACACCGCCGTGCTCAAAGCCCACATCAACTGTGCCCGCCAGCGCTTTCCGAGGGGCACGACCGGAGCCCAACTCGACGGGATCACCCGTTCTTGTCTCTGGCAGGCAGGCCTGGACTACCAGCACGGCACCGGCCACGGCGTCGGAGCTTTCTTGAACGTCCACGAAGGACCGCAGGGCATCCACAAGCTGGCGCGGGAGAGCTTTGTCCCCGGCATGGTGACGAGCATCGAACCCGGCTACTACCTGCCGGGCTGGGGGGGGATCCGCATCGAAAACCTCTACGTCGTCTGCGAGGATGAAACCGACGGCTGGTACCGCTTCGAGCCGCTTACCTATATTCCCTTCGACGCCCAACTCATCGATATTGCCCGCCTCGACGAACCGCAGCGCGACTGGCTCGCCCACTACAACCGCGAGGTCTATTCCCGGCTTGCACCTGGCCTGGATGCCGACGAAGGGGCCTGGCTTGCCCACCAGTGCCGTCATGGCCTGACAGGTTGA
- a CDS encoding GNAT family N-acetyltransferase encodes MSIIFETPRLLARPWQPETDAEQAALLYTDPLVTRYLGGKSAEPDLAAVRARLHRYAAVDEGKGALALVEKDSGCIVGAVLLSRLPGRDAELTDDYQVGWHLRRDRWGKGYATEAGRAALARGFNVLELPVIYALVEAGNTASVRVTARLGMEALGPTTRYYGGEALDLFRLTAEKYHRR; translated from the coding sequence ATGAGTATTATCTTCGAGACCCCTCGCCTCCTCGCCCGTCCCTGGCAGCCGGAGACAGACGCCGAGCAGGCTGCCTTGCTCTACACCGATCCGCTCGTCACCCGTTATCTGGGGGGCAAGTCAGCCGAACCGGATCTTGCCGCTGTCCGGGCGCGCCTGCACCGCTACGCGGCGGTCGATGAGGGCAAAGGTGCCCTGGCGCTGGTCGAAAAAGACAGCGGCTGCATCGTCGGTGCGGTCCTTCTGAGCCGCCTGCCGGGAAGGGATGCTGAGTTGACGGACGACTATCAGGTGGGCTGGCACCTGCGGCGCGATCGGTGGGGCAAAGGCTACGCCACCGAGGCGGGCCGGGCCGCCCTTGCTCGTGGCTTCAACGTCCTGGAGCTGCCTGTAATCTACGCCCTTGTGGAAGCGGGCAACACAGCCTCGGTTCGCGTCACCGCAAGGCTGGGCATGGAAGCGCTCGGCCCAACCACCCGCTATTACGGCGGCGAAGCATTGGATCTTTTTAGACTGACAGCTGAGAAGTACCACAGGCGATGA